Proteins from one Candidatus Methanomethylicota archaeon genomic window:
- the cas4a gene encoding type I-A CRISPR-associated protein Cas4/Csa1 — translation VRGKLYSHGLMRGYDLFRILSSERDGFVDSIFKRYGIEKYVSGSDYDSLRSDSSILFDFMALNVSARLDEIISELSYPKVENVVSKLMPEFEEKIVDGRFLGLSRELRVDVFMDNRLVIDVKTGDVRDFHKYTLAGYALAIEADLEVPVDYGVILYLAVKDGFVKVKSDLYFIDDTLRREFIEIRDKAFDIIQVGEDPGYPPSCPDYCIYYDYCKTRRIGGHG, via the coding sequence TAGTTAGGGGGAAGCTTTATTCTCATGGCCTTATGAGGGGTTATGATTTGTTTAGAATTCTCTCCAGTGAGCGTGATGGCTTCGTAGACTCTATTTTTAAGCGGTATGGTATTGAGAAGTATGTTTCTGGTTCAGATTATGATTCTTTAAGATCTGATTCCAGTATTTTGTTTGATTTTATGGCTCTAAATGTTTCAGCTAGGCTTGATGAGATAATTTCTGAGTTGAGTTATCCTAAAGTTGAGAATGTTGTTAGTAAGCTTATGCCTGAGTTTGAGGAGAAGATTGTTGATGGTAGATTTCTAGGTTTATCTAGGGAGCTTAGGGTTGATGTTTTCATGGATAATAGGCTTGTAATTGATGTTAAGACTGGTGATGTTAGGGATTTTCATAAGTATACACTTGCCGGCTATGCTCTCGCCATAGAAGCGGACTTGGAGGTTCCTGTGGATTATGGTGTAATATTGTATTTGGCTGTTAAGGATGGTTTTGTGAAGGTTAAAAGTGACCTATACTTCATTGATGATACTCTTAGGAGGGAGTTCATCGAAATTAGGGATAAAGCCTTCGACATAATACAGGTTGGTGAAGACCCTGGATATCCACCCTCATGTCCAGACTACTGTATATACTACGATTACTGTAAGACTAGGAGGATTGGTGGGCATGGTTAG